A genome region from Thalassococcus arenae includes the following:
- a CDS encoding 3-keto-5-aminohexanoate cleavage protein: MSDPCIICVAITGSVPQKADNPAVPITIDEQVESTHEAFEAGAAICHAHVRLEDGTPSSDPDRFARLQEAVAKHCPGMIFQMSTGGRSGAGQARGGMLPLRPDMASLSVGSNNFPTRVYENPPDLVAWLASEMRKYDIKPEIEAFDLSHIFQARKLHDAGEIADTPYVQFVMGVKNAMPVDREVFDFYVHTVHRLFGPDAPWCAAGVGPGQLMVNEWAIAAGGHARTGLEDNIRIDRDTLAPSNAALVRRTVALCEKLARPVASVKQAREILGLRPAD; encoded by the coding sequence ATGTCCGATCCCTGCATCATCTGCGTCGCCATCACCGGATCCGTTCCGCAAAAGGCCGACAATCCGGCGGTGCCGATCACCATCGACGAACAGGTCGAAAGCACGCATGAGGCATTCGAGGCGGGCGCCGCGATCTGCCATGCCCATGTGCGGCTCGAGGACGGCACGCCAAGCTCCGACCCCGACCGGTTCGCCCGCCTGCAAGAGGCGGTCGCGAAACACTGCCCCGGCATGATCTTCCAGATGTCCACCGGCGGACGGTCGGGCGCGGGGCAGGCGCGCGGCGGTATGCTGCCGCTGCGACCCGACATGGCGTCGCTGTCGGTGGGGTCGAACAATTTTCCCACGCGCGTCTACGAGAACCCGCCCGACCTGGTGGCCTGGCTGGCGTCCGAGATGCGCAAATACGACATCAAGCCCGAGATCGAGGCCTTCGACCTGTCCCACATCTTCCAGGCCAGGAAACTGCATGACGCGGGCGAGATCGCGGATACGCCATATGTGCAGTTCGTCATGGGCGTGAAGAACGCCATGCCCGTCGATCGCGAGGTGTTCGATTTCTACGTGCACACGGTGCATCGGCTGTTCGGTCCGGATGCGCCCTGGTGCGCTGCGGGTGTCGGCCCCGGCCAACTTATGGTGAACGAATGGGCGATCGCGGCGGGTGGACACGCCCGCACGGGGCTCGAGGACAACATCCGCATCGACCGCGATACGCTTGCGCCGTCCAACGCGGCGCTGGTTCGCCGAACGGTGGCGCTATGCGAAAAGCTGGCGCGCCCCGTGGCGAGCGTAAAGCAGGCACGAGAGATTCTGGGTCTGAGGCCGGCGGATTGA
- the ltnD gene encoding L-threonate dehydrogenase: MTRNVAVFGLGSMGFGMAQSLLRAGHGTHGFDVVPAAEARFRAEGGAPGSVAEVAGTLDAVVVVVLNAAQTEAVLFGAEAIVPRLKKGAVVMACATVPPDFARAMAARSAEHGVHYLDAPISGGSVKAAQGALSIMASGSEDAFAAARPVLDACAATVFELGEAGAGSAMKAVNQLLAGVHIAAMAEALTFGMTQGVSPDKFVEVISQCAGTSWMLENRAPHIVAGDYTPHSQVNIWPKDLGIVLDIARASNFSAPITAAALQQFLAAAGMGLGREDDAAVAKVYARNAGLTLPGQEA, translated from the coding sequence ATGACACGGAACGTCGCGGTATTCGGCCTTGGGTCGATGGGGTTCGGCATGGCGCAATCGCTGCTGCGCGCCGGACACGGAACACACGGCTTCGACGTCGTCCCGGCAGCCGAAGCGCGTTTTCGCGCCGAAGGCGGTGCCCCGGGATCGGTGGCAGAGGTGGCGGGCACGCTGGATGCGGTGGTGGTCGTGGTGCTGAACGCGGCGCAGACCGAAGCCGTGCTGTTCGGCGCAGAGGCGATCGTGCCGCGTCTGAAAAAGGGCGCGGTGGTCATGGCCTGCGCCACCGTCCCGCCGGATTTCGCCCGCGCCATGGCGGCACGTAGCGCCGAACACGGTGTGCACTACCTCGACGCGCCGATCTCGGGCGGATCGGTCAAGGCCGCGCAGGGCGCGCTGTCGATCATGGCATCGGGCAGCGAAGACGCCTTTGCCGCCGCGCGCCCGGTGCTGGATGCCTGTGCCGCGACCGTCTTCGAACTGGGCGAAGCCGGTGCCGGATCGGCGATGAAGGCGGTGAACCAGCTGCTGGCAGGTGTGCATATCGCGGCGATGGCCGAGGCGCTGACATTCGGCATGACGCAGGGCGTCAGTCCTGACAAGTTCGTCGAGGTGATCAGCCAATGCGCCGGCACCAGCTGGATGCTGGAGAACCGCGCGCCGCATATAGTGGCGGGCGACTACACACCGCACAGCCAGGTGAATATCTGGCCCAAGGACCTGGGCATCGTGCTGGACATCGCGCGGGCGTCGAATTTCAGCGCGCCGATCACGGCGGCGGCGTTGCAGCAATTCCTGGCCGCGGCGGGCATGGGGCTCGGGCGCGAGGACGACGCGGCGGTGGCCAAGGTCTATGCGCGCAATGCCGGGCTGACCCTGCCGGGGCAAGAGGCATGA